In Hamadaea flava, a genomic segment contains:
- a CDS encoding GNAT family N-acetyltransferase: MDLSFRFAAESDVPNLVALVESAYRGEASRAGWTTEADFLDGQRTDAEEVAGLLEDADSRVLVAADPDRPDDLVACCHVENRGDYAYFGMFAVRPGLQGGGVGKAVIAEAERVAVTAFGVREMRMTVISVRDELIAWYARRGYTRTGKTTPFPYGDERFGLPKRDDLEFELLIKPLR; encoded by the coding sequence ATGGATCTTTCCTTCCGGTTCGCCGCCGAGTCCGATGTGCCGAACCTCGTCGCCCTGGTGGAGTCGGCGTACCGGGGGGAGGCCAGCCGAGCGGGGTGGACGACCGAGGCGGACTTCCTCGACGGCCAGCGGACCGACGCCGAGGAGGTCGCCGGCCTCCTCGAGGACGCCGACAGCCGGGTGCTGGTCGCCGCCGACCCGGATCGGCCGGACGATCTGGTGGCCTGCTGCCACGTCGAGAATCGGGGCGACTACGCGTACTTCGGGATGTTCGCGGTCCGCCCGGGTCTCCAGGGCGGCGGCGTCGGCAAGGCCGTCATCGCCGAGGCGGAACGCGTCGCCGTCACGGCTTTCGGCGTACGCGAGATGCGCATGACCGTGATCTCCGTCCGCGACGAACTGATCGCCTGGTACGCCCGGCGCGGTTACACGCGGACGGGCAAGACGACGCCGTTTCCGTACGGCGACGAACGGTTCGGTCTGCCCAAGCGCGACGACTTGGAGTTCGAGCTGCTCATCAAGCCCTTGAGGTAA
- a CDS encoding ABC transporter ATP-binding protein, with translation MTRLAATGLRLAYERRVVAEDLGVEIPDGSFTVIVGPNACGKSTLLKALARTLRPQAGSVLLDGKDIRGLPAKAVARTLGLLPQTSIAPDGITVADLVARGRYPHQGLLRQWSAHDEEIVQQSMVATGVADLATAFVDELSGGQRQRVWIAMALAQQTPLLLLDEPTTFLDIAHQLDVLDLCARLHEEQGHTLVAVLHDLNQAARYATHLIAMRDGRIVAEGKPSKIVTAELIEEVFGLPCRIVECPETGAPLVIPAARRAVPV, from the coding sequence ATGACGCGGCTCGCCGCGACCGGCCTGAGGCTCGCGTACGAACGGCGCGTCGTCGCCGAGGATCTCGGCGTCGAGATACCGGACGGCTCGTTCACCGTCATCGTCGGCCCGAACGCCTGCGGCAAGTCCACCTTGCTCAAGGCGTTGGCCCGTACACTACGGCCCCAGGCGGGCAGCGTCCTGTTGGACGGCAAGGACATCCGAGGGCTGCCGGCCAAGGCGGTCGCGCGTACGCTCGGCCTGCTCCCGCAGACGTCCATCGCGCCCGACGGGATCACCGTCGCCGACCTCGTCGCCCGGGGCCGCTACCCACACCAGGGATTGCTGCGCCAATGGTCGGCGCACGACGAGGAGATCGTCCAGCAGTCGATGGTCGCCACCGGCGTGGCCGACCTCGCCACCGCGTTCGTCGACGAGCTGTCCGGCGGCCAGCGGCAGCGTGTCTGGATCGCCATGGCGCTCGCGCAGCAGACTCCGCTGCTGCTGCTCGACGAGCCGACGACCTTCCTGGACATCGCCCATCAGCTCGACGTGCTCGACCTGTGCGCGCGACTGCACGAGGAGCAGGGGCACACGCTCGTCGCGGTGCTGCACGACCTCAACCAGGCCGCCCGGTACGCCACGCACCTGATCGCGATGCGCGACGGCCGGATCGTGGCCGAGGGCAAGCCGTCTAAGATCGTCACCGCCGAGCTCATCGAGGAGGTCTTCGGGCTGCCGTGCCGGATCGTCGAGTGCCCCGAAACCGGGGCGCCGCTGGTGATCCCGGCCGCCCGCCGAGCCGTGCCGGTCTAG
- a CDS encoding FecCD family ABC transporter permease — translation MTVLRAATVSVRLRPRSVVAGLAVLAVALGCALLLLSTGDYPLSPDAALKAVLGSGTPADAYIVQELRAPRVVTALLAGAALALAGAIFQALTRNPLGSPDVLGFTQGSAAGALVAIVVTGGGSLTLAAGALVGGIVTGAAIYLLAVRHGSHGNHLVLVGIGVAAVLTGVNGYLFTRAEITDASRAMLWLTGSLDGRGWEDALPLLAVLAVVVPIVLFGLSRPLSALALGDDQALALGVRVTPVRVSLLAAAVLLCSAAAAAAGPVSFVALTAPQVARRITGDPGPNLLSSVLVGAALMTAADLAAQRLVPGRDLPVGVLTGILGGAYLVWLLAARRRSSLGGRS, via the coding sequence ATGACCGTCCTGCGTGCCGCGACCGTCTCCGTCAGACTCCGTCCCCGGTCCGTCGTGGCGGGACTCGCCGTCCTCGCCGTGGCCCTGGGCTGCGCACTGCTTCTGCTGAGCACCGGCGACTATCCGCTCAGCCCGGACGCCGCCCTCAAGGCGGTCCTCGGCTCCGGTACGCCCGCCGACGCGTACATCGTCCAGGAGTTGCGCGCCCCTCGCGTCGTGACGGCGTTGCTCGCCGGAGCCGCGCTGGCGTTGGCGGGCGCGATCTTCCAGGCGTTGACCCGCAACCCGCTCGGCAGCCCCGACGTGCTCGGCTTCACCCAGGGCTCGGCGGCCGGCGCGCTCGTGGCGATCGTGGTCACCGGCGGTGGCAGCCTCACCCTGGCGGCCGGAGCGCTCGTGGGTGGAATCGTCACCGGCGCCGCGATCTATCTGCTCGCCGTCCGGCACGGTTCGCACGGCAATCACCTGGTGCTCGTGGGCATCGGCGTGGCCGCGGTCCTGACCGGCGTCAACGGCTATCTGTTCACCCGGGCGGAGATCACCGACGCGTCGCGGGCGATGCTGTGGCTGACCGGCAGCCTCGACGGCCGGGGCTGGGAGGACGCACTGCCCCTGCTGGCGGTGCTGGCCGTCGTGGTCCCGATCGTCCTGTTCGGACTGTCCCGGCCGCTGTCGGCGTTGGCGCTCGGCGACGACCAGGCGCTGGCGCTCGGCGTACGCGTCACGCCGGTGCGGGTGTCGCTGCTGGCGGCGGCGGTCCTGCTCTGCTCGGCGGCGGCTGCCGCGGCGGGACCGGTGTCGTTCGTCGCGCTGACCGCGCCGCAGGTCGCCCGGCGGATCACCGGCGACCCCGGCCCCAACCTGCTGTCCTCGGTCCTGGTCGGGGCGGCCCTGATGACCGCGGCCGACCTCGCCGCCCAACGGCTGGTGCCGGGCCGCGATCTGCCGGTCGGGGTGCTCACCGGCATCCTCGGCGGGGCGTACCTGGTCTGGCTGCTCGCGGCACGCCGCCGCTCGTCTTTAGGAGGACGTTCATGA
- a CDS encoding FecCD family ABC transporter permease has protein sequence MSPVLSRPPRRPAVLLGSVALLVVTAALSLAVGAKPMSLAEVWSGLVDPQAPAYTVVREMRLPRTLLGLEVGAALGLAGGVMQALTRNPLADPGLLGINAGASAAVVTGISVLGIGSLSGYVWFAFLGAAAVSVLVWAVGGGRTATPGRLALAGAAVNAVLYAYVSAVQLLDTASLDAMRFWTVGSLAATGASATLFIAPFIAVGLIAVAVLARPLNALALGDESARALGARPAVVRAGSIVAITLLCGAATAACGPIVFVGLLVPHLVRPLTGPDMRWLLVVSAFVAPVVLLGADVLGRVLARPGEVQVGIVTAVAGGAFFVWAVRRTRAVAV, from the coding sequence ATATCCCCCGTGCTCTCCCGACCTCCCCGTCGGCCCGCCGTCCTGCTGGGGTCCGTGGCCCTGCTGGTCGTCACGGCCGCGCTCAGCCTCGCGGTGGGCGCCAAACCGATGTCGCTCGCCGAGGTCTGGTCCGGCCTCGTCGACCCGCAAGCCCCCGCCTACACAGTGGTACGCGAGATGCGCCTGCCGCGTACGCTGCTCGGTCTCGAAGTCGGCGCGGCGCTTGGCCTGGCCGGCGGCGTCATGCAGGCGCTGACCCGCAATCCGCTGGCCGATCCGGGCCTGCTCGGCATCAACGCCGGGGCCTCGGCCGCCGTGGTCACCGGGATCAGCGTGCTCGGGATCGGGTCGCTCAGCGGTTACGTATGGTTCGCGTTCCTCGGCGCGGCCGCGGTCTCGGTGCTCGTGTGGGCCGTCGGCGGTGGGCGTACGGCCACGCCGGGGCGCCTGGCGCTGGCCGGAGCCGCCGTCAACGCCGTGCTGTACGCGTACGTGTCGGCGGTGCAGTTGCTCGACACCGCGTCGCTGGACGCCATGCGTTTCTGGACGGTCGGCTCGCTGGCGGCGACCGGCGCATCGGCCACCCTGTTCATCGCACCGTTCATCGCCGTCGGGCTGATCGCGGTCGCCGTGCTGGCCCGGCCGCTGAACGCGCTGGCGCTCGGCGACGAATCCGCCCGCGCGCTGGGCGCCCGCCCGGCCGTCGTCCGAGCCGGCAGCATCGTCGCGATCACGTTGCTCTGTGGAGCGGCCACCGCCGCGTGCGGGCCGATCGTCTTCGTGGGCCTGCTGGTGCCGCACCTGGTCCGGCCGCTCACCGGACCCGACATGCGCTGGCTGCTGGTGGTCAGCGCGTTCGTCGCCCCGGTCGTGCTGCTCGGCGCGGACGTGCTCGGCCGCGTGCTCGCCCGGCCCGGTGAGGTGCAGGTGGGCATCGTCACCGCCGTCGCCGGTGGCGCCTTCTTCGTCTGGGCCGTACGCCGCACTCGGGCGGTGGCGGTATGA
- a CDS encoding ABC transporter substrate-binding protein, whose product MTHTFSRRGLLSAAGALGLAALTSACGSDDKPSSTASTGGAWSFTDDRGTKASAPSRPQKVVAFIGSAAALYDFGVSDQIVGVFGPTKTADGKADVQAGDFPIDKAEILGNVWGEFNVEKYAALRPEVLITNIYEKDTLWYVPDESKDKILPLAPSVGLNAARTPLNKIIERYADLAGSLGADLTAAKVTDAKTRFEAAAKKLGEVGKSSGLKVLACSAAADLFYASNPGMNSDIMYFKELGVEIIVPDKLDDLGYFESLSWENAGKYAADVLLLDNRSSTLQPKDLTGKPTWNQLPAVKAGQIVGWNSEPRFSYAGSAGVLEELANALTSAKKVS is encoded by the coding sequence ATGACGCACACCTTCAGCCGCCGCGGCCTGCTTTCGGCCGCCGGAGCCCTCGGACTGGCCGCCCTGACCAGCGCCTGCGGCTCCGACGACAAGCCCAGCTCGACGGCGAGCACGGGCGGGGCCTGGTCGTTCACCGACGACCGCGGCACGAAGGCGTCCGCTCCGAGCCGACCGCAGAAGGTCGTCGCCTTCATCGGCTCCGCCGCCGCCCTCTACGACTTCGGCGTCAGCGACCAGATCGTCGGCGTCTTCGGCCCGACCAAGACCGCCGACGGCAAGGCCGACGTCCAGGCCGGCGACTTCCCCATCGACAAGGCCGAGATCCTCGGCAACGTCTGGGGCGAGTTCAACGTGGAGAAATACGCCGCGCTGCGGCCCGAGGTCCTGATCACCAACATCTACGAGAAGGACACCCTCTGGTACGTCCCGGACGAGAGCAAGGACAAGATCCTCCCGCTCGCGCCCTCGGTCGGCCTCAACGCCGCGCGCACCCCGCTCAACAAGATCATCGAGCGGTACGCCGACCTGGCGGGCTCGCTCGGAGCGGATCTGACCGCAGCGAAGGTGACCGACGCGAAGACCCGATTCGAGGCGGCGGCGAAGAAGCTGGGCGAGGTGGGCAAGTCCAGCGGCCTCAAGGTGCTCGCCTGCTCGGCCGCGGCCGACCTGTTCTACGCGTCCAACCCCGGCATGAACAGCGACATCATGTACTTCAAGGAGCTGGGCGTCGAGATCATCGTCCCGGACAAGCTCGACGACCTCGGCTACTTCGAGAGCCTGAGCTGGGAGAACGCCGGCAAGTACGCCGCCGACGTGCTGCTGCTCGACAACCGCAGCTCCACCTTGCAGCCCAAGGACCTCACCGGCAAGCCGACCTGGAACCAGCTGCCCGCCGTCAAGGCCGGGCAGATCGTCGGCTGGAACAGCGAACCCCGCTTCTCGTACGCCGGCAGCGCGGGCGTCCTGGAAGAACTCGCCAACGCCCTGACCTCGGCGAAGAAGGTCAGCTGA
- a CDS encoding pyridoxal phosphate-dependent decarboxylase family protein: protein MQALSHLLDAAGADRYRLAVADGAQRVARRITAAGRPFTGISPARLAADIDTIDLDHPLGDTTAALDELDRVYLRDAVYFHHPRYLAHLNCPVVVPALLGETVLSAINSSLDTWDQSAGGTLIERRLIDWTTRRIGLGPLADGVFTSGGTQSNVHALMLARDEALDRFACSAGDLRIFASEYAHFSVTKAAKLLGLAEDAVISVPGTADRRMSPEALRRSLAACREAGLVPMAVVATAGTTDFGSVDPLPQLADLCRRTGVWLHVDAAYGCGLLVSRRRRLLDGIERADSVTVDYHKSFFQPVSSSAILVRDRAVLRHATYHADYLNPKRAAEEQLPNQVDKSPQTTRRFDALKLWLTLRIMGPDAVGSLFDAVVDLADAGWRLLDGDPRFEVLVRPQLSTLVFRYLPSSDMDAEEADAANLYARKAIAESGEAMVAGTVVDGRHYLKLTLLNPRTTVDDIGTVLDLLAHHAETYANTSVGSSLVAA from the coding sequence ATGCAGGCCCTGTCGCACCTGCTCGACGCCGCCGGAGCCGACCGGTACCGGCTGGCGGTCGCGGACGGCGCGCAGCGAGTCGCCCGGCGGATCACCGCCGCCGGGCGGCCGTTCACCGGGATCTCCCCCGCCCGGCTCGCCGCCGACATCGACACGATCGACCTGGACCACCCACTCGGCGACACCACCGCCGCCCTCGACGAACTGGACCGCGTCTACCTCCGCGACGCCGTCTACTTCCACCACCCCCGCTACCTCGCCCACCTCAACTGCCCGGTCGTCGTGCCGGCGCTGCTCGGCGAGACCGTGCTGTCGGCCATCAACTCCTCCCTCGACACCTGGGACCAGAGCGCCGGCGGCACCCTCATCGAACGCCGCCTGATCGACTGGACCACCCGGCGCATCGGCCTCGGCCCGCTCGCCGACGGCGTCTTCACCAGCGGCGGCACACAGTCCAACGTGCACGCCCTGATGCTCGCCCGCGACGAGGCGCTGGACCGCTTCGCCTGCTCAGCAGGCGATCTGCGCATCTTCGCCTCCGAGTACGCGCACTTCAGCGTCACCAAGGCCGCCAAGCTCCTCGGGCTGGCCGAAGACGCGGTGATCTCCGTACCGGGGACGGCCGACCGGCGGATGTCACCCGAGGCGCTGCGCCGGTCGCTCGCGGCGTGCCGCGAAGCCGGGCTCGTCCCGATGGCGGTCGTCGCCACCGCGGGCACCACCGACTTCGGCAGCGTCGACCCGCTCCCCCAACTCGCCGACCTGTGCCGGCGTACCGGGGTGTGGTTGCACGTGGACGCCGCCTATGGCTGCGGACTGCTCGTCTCCCGCCGGCGGCGGCTTCTCGACGGGATCGAACGCGCCGACTCCGTCACCGTCGACTACCACAAGTCCTTCTTCCAGCCCGTCAGCAGCAGCGCGATCCTCGTACGCGACCGCGCCGTCCTGCGGCACGCGACCTACCATGCGGACTACCTCAACCCGAAGCGGGCCGCCGAGGAACAGCTCCCGAACCAGGTGGACAAGAGCCCGCAGACGACCCGTCGGTTCGACGCGCTCAAGCTGTGGCTGACCCTGCGCATCATGGGCCCGGACGCGGTCGGCTCGCTCTTCGACGCCGTCGTCGACCTGGCCGACGCCGGCTGGCGACTGCTCGACGGCGATCCGCGGTTCGAGGTCCTCGTCCGCCCCCAGCTGAGCACCCTCGTGTTCCGCTACCTCCCATCGTCCGATATGGACGCCGAAGAGGCGGACGCCGCGAACCTGTACGCCCGCAAGGCGATCGCCGAGTCGGGCGAGGCGATGGTCGCCGGCACCGTCGTCGACGGCCGCCACTACCTGAAGCTCACCCTGCTCAACCCGCGCACCACCGTCGACGACATCGGCACGGTCCTCGACCTCCTCGCCCACCACGCCGAGACCTACGCCAACACCTCCGTCGGGAGCAGCCTTGTCGCAGCCTGA
- a CDS encoding lysine N(6)-hydroxylase/L-ornithine N(5)-oxygenase family protein, protein MSQPEPDDSRISDSRIHDFVAVGLGPFNLGLACLAEPLDLDGVFLESKPDFDWHPGMLLPGSTLQTPFLADLVSLADPTSPYSFLNYLKQSGRLYSFYIRESFFPLRREYADYCRWAAHRLRSIRFGQHVRSVSADSGVYTVRTATGDTFRGRRLVLGIGTVPHLPPAVTGVPGVVHSSAYLGQRDAVRAKESITVVGSGQSAAEIYHDLLTSRGEGGRDYDLTWITRSPRFFPLEYTKLTLEMTSPEYADYFHALPMGVRDSLNVAQKQLYKGINADLINAIFDQLYQQQAAPSGRGARTRLMTNTALRRASYDASQDAYTLDLRHEEQGVDFEQRTQALVLATGYRQPTPEFLGPIEDLLAHDAVGRLAVGRTYRVDNGQSGAVYVQNGELHTHGFVAPDLGMGAYRNSCILRDMLGREAYPVEKAIAFQEFGAPA, encoded by the coding sequence TTGTCGCAGCCTGAGCCGGACGACTCCCGAATAAGCGACTCCCGGATTCACGACTTCGTCGCCGTCGGCCTCGGCCCGTTCAATCTGGGCCTGGCCTGCCTCGCCGAACCGCTCGACCTCGACGGCGTCTTCCTGGAGAGCAAGCCGGACTTCGACTGGCACCCGGGCATGCTCCTGCCGGGCAGCACCCTCCAGACGCCGTTCCTCGCCGACCTGGTCAGCCTGGCCGACCCGACCTCGCCGTACTCGTTCCTGAACTACCTCAAGCAGAGCGGGCGGCTGTACTCGTTCTACATCCGCGAGAGCTTCTTCCCGCTGCGCCGCGAATACGCCGACTACTGCCGGTGGGCCGCCCACCGACTGCGCTCGATCCGCTTCGGGCAGCACGTGCGGTCGGTGTCTGCCGACAGCGGTGTCTACACCGTGCGGACCGCGACCGGCGACACGTTCCGGGGACGGCGGCTCGTGCTGGGCATCGGCACCGTCCCGCACCTGCCGCCCGCGGTGACCGGCGTACCTGGTGTCGTGCACAGCTCGGCGTACCTGGGACAACGGGACGCGGTACGCGCCAAGGAGAGCATCACCGTCGTCGGCAGCGGGCAGAGCGCGGCCGAGATCTACCACGACCTGCTCACCAGCCGCGGCGAGGGCGGCCGCGACTACGACCTGACCTGGATCACCCGCTCGCCCCGGTTCTTCCCGCTGGAGTACACCAAGCTCACGCTGGAGATGACCTCCCCCGAGTACGCCGACTACTTCCACGCGCTGCCGATGGGCGTACGCGACTCGCTGAACGTAGCGCAGAAACAGCTCTACAAGGGCATCAACGCCGACCTGATCAACGCCATCTTCGATCAGCTCTACCAGCAGCAGGCAGCTCCGTCCGGTCGCGGCGCGCGTACGCGCCTGATGACGAACACCGCATTGCGTAGAGCGTCCTATGACGCTAGCCAGGACGCTTACACCCTGGATCTGCGGCACGAGGAACAGGGCGTCGACTTCGAGCAGCGTACGCAGGCGCTGGTGCTCGCCACCGGCTACCGGCAGCCGACGCCGGAGTTCCTCGGCCCGATCGAGGACCTGCTCGCCCACGATGCGGTAGGACGGCTGGCGGTCGGCCGCACCTATCGAGTCGACAATGGACAATCCGGCGCGGTGTACGTCCAGAACGGCGAACTGCACACGCACGGCTTCGTCGCTCCGGATCTCGGCATGGGGGCGTACCGGAACTCGTGCATCCTGCGGGACATGCTCGGGCGGGAGGCGTACCCGGTCGAGAAGGCCATCGCCTTCCAGGAGTTCGGAGCGCCCGCGTGA
- a CDS encoding GNAT family N-acetyltransferase — translation MSVDSAFEIRYVDAVADAGLLHGWVTHPKAAFWMMQQASLGEVAAEYAAIAARPGHDALIGSRDGQPVFLMERYDPRHELSGVYAVQPGDVGMHFLVAPAETPIPGFTRAVILAVLDLLFADPLTHRVVVEPDARNTAVHALNAYAGFEVAGKVRLPHKEALLSFCARSAFEHAQRRSRHVH, via the coding sequence GTGAGCGTCGACAGCGCCTTCGAGATCCGTTACGTCGACGCGGTGGCCGACGCCGGGCTGCTCCACGGCTGGGTCACCCACCCCAAGGCCGCGTTCTGGATGATGCAGCAGGCGTCACTGGGCGAAGTCGCGGCAGAGTACGCCGCGATCGCCGCCCGGCCCGGCCACGACGCGCTGATCGGCTCCCGGGACGGGCAGCCGGTGTTCCTGATGGAACGCTACGACCCCCGCCACGAACTGTCCGGGGTGTACGCCGTCCAACCCGGCGACGTGGGAATGCACTTCCTCGTCGCCCCGGCGGAAACGCCGATCCCAGGTTTCACCCGCGCTGTCATCCTCGCCGTGCTCGACCTGCTCTTCGCCGATCCGCTCACCCACCGGGTCGTCGTCGAACCCGACGCGCGCAACACCGCCGTGCACGCGCTCAACGCGTACGCCGGCTTCGAGGTGGCCGGAAAGGTCCGCCTGCCGCACAAGGAAGCCCTGCTGAGCTTCTGCGCCCGCTCGGCGTTCGAGCACGCCCAGCGAAGGAGTCGTCATGTCCACTGA
- a CDS encoding IucA/IucC family protein encodes MSTEVSTEVSTVLSAASSAESSAGPPTKHLRPELWAKANRHLAAKALAEFAHERLLTPIPHGDESTDRFSDRFTVRANDTEYRFTARLFALDHWQIDPDSVTRVREGAQLPVDAVDLILDLRDTLGLSPAVLPVYLEEITSTLAGLAYKFDRPPADLSSAGFQAIETGMTEGHPCFVANNGRLGYSISDFHEYAPEAAHPIRLTWIAVHRSVSTFTSCSDVGYDTLISGELDASTLERLTASLDEPGDYHLMPVHPWQWRNRIAVTFAGEVAQGRIVHLGDGDDLHQAQQSVRTFYNVSAPERHYVKTALSVLNMGFLRGLSAEYMQATPAINEWLAGLIADDPVLAKTGLTILRERAAIGYRHPQYAHAAPKGSPYRKMLAALWRESPVLAPGERVTTMAALLHEDLAVQWITRSGLPAAEWLRRYLTAYLTPLVHCFYAYELVFMPHGENVILVLDEHDAPVRTIFKDIAEEIAVMDPDLPLPAAAERIRVSVPDELKLLSLFTDVLDCFFRFLAPRLEPVLPEAEFWQLVADCVRDYQAANPALAERYAKYDMFAERFDLSCLNRLQLRNNQQMVDLEDPSGALQLVGTLANPLHTASWG; translated from the coding sequence ATGTCCACTGAGGTGTCCACTGAGGTGTCCACTGTGTTGTCCGCTGCGTCGTCCGCCGAGTCGTCCGCTGGGCCGCCGACCAAGCACCTCCGGCCCGAGCTGTGGGCCAAGGCCAACCGGCACCTGGCGGCCAAGGCGCTCGCCGAGTTCGCCCACGAGCGGCTGCTCACGCCGATCCCCCACGGCGACGAATCCACCGACCGGTTCAGCGACCGGTTCACGGTGCGGGCGAACGACACCGAGTACCGGTTCACCGCGCGGCTGTTCGCGCTCGACCACTGGCAGATCGATCCGGACTCGGTGACCCGGGTCCGCGAGGGCGCACAGCTCCCGGTGGACGCCGTCGACCTCATCCTGGACCTGCGCGACACGCTCGGGCTCTCCCCGGCCGTCCTGCCCGTCTATCTGGAGGAGATCACCAGCACGCTCGCCGGGCTCGCGTACAAGTTCGATCGACCGCCGGCCGACCTCAGCAGCGCGGGCTTCCAGGCGATCGAGACCGGCATGACCGAGGGCCACCCCTGCTTCGTCGCCAACAACGGCCGCCTGGGCTACAGCATCAGCGACTTCCACGAGTACGCCCCGGAGGCGGCGCACCCGATCCGGCTGACCTGGATCGCCGTACACCGGTCGGTCTCGACCTTCACGTCGTGTTCCGACGTCGGCTACGACACCCTGATCAGCGGCGAACTCGATGCGTCCACTCTGGAGCGACTGACCGCGTCCCTCGATGAACCCGGCGACTACCACCTGATGCCGGTGCACCCGTGGCAGTGGCGCAACCGGATCGCCGTCACCTTCGCCGGCGAGGTCGCGCAGGGCCGGATCGTCCACCTCGGCGACGGCGACGACCTGCACCAGGCGCAGCAGTCGGTGCGGACCTTCTACAACGTCAGCGCCCCGGAACGGCACTACGTCAAGACCGCGCTGTCGGTGCTCAACATGGGCTTCCTGCGCGGGCTGTCCGCCGAGTACATGCAGGCCACCCCGGCGATCAACGAATGGCTCGCCGGGCTGATCGCCGACGACCCGGTGCTCGCCAAGACCGGCCTGACGATCCTGCGCGAACGGGCGGCGATCGGCTACCGCCACCCCCAGTACGCCCACGCCGCGCCGAAGGGCTCGCCCTACCGCAAGATGCTGGCGGCGTTGTGGCGGGAGAGCCCCGTCCTCGCTCCGGGCGAACGCGTCACGACGATGGCCGCCCTGCTCCACGAAGACCTCGCCGTCCAGTGGATCACGCGGTCGGGCCTGCCCGCGGCGGAGTGGCTCCGGCGGTACCTGACGGCGTACCTGACCCCGCTGGTGCACTGCTTCTACGCGTACGAGCTGGTCTTCATGCCGCACGGGGAGAATGTGATCCTGGTGCTGGACGAGCACGACGCGCCGGTCCGCACGATCTTCAAGGACATCGCCGAGGAGATCGCGGTGATGGACCCGGACCTGCCGTTGCCCGCGGCGGCCGAGCGGATCCGGGTGAGCGTGCCCGACGAGCTGAAGCTGCTGTCGCTGTTCACCGACGTCCTCGACTGCTTCTTCCGCTTCCTCGCCCCGCGCCTGGAGCCGGTGCTGCCCGAGGCGGAGTTCTGGCAGCTCGTGGCGGACTGCGTCCGCGACTACCAGGCCGCCAACCCGGCCCTGGCCGAGCGGTACGCCAAGTACGACATGTTCGCCGAACGCTTCGACCTGTCGTGCCTGAACCGGCTGCAGCTGCGCAACAACCAGCAGATGGTCGACCTCGAAGACCCGTCGGGCGCACTGCAGCTGGTGGGCACGCTCGCCAACCCCCTCCACACCGCGTCGTGGGGGTGA
- a CDS encoding HAD domain-containing protein has product MPRPMLLLDVDGVLNPYAALWCPAGFGEYAFFPAEEPVRLCEGHGSWLADLGEAYELIWATGWGVTANRLLAPFLGLAQLPVIQFPPAPFRPEDKVPAIAAYAEGRPAVWIDDMLTPEAYAWADQRAEPTLLIAADPAEGLTRAMVDEALSWAATLVPGPVRPRRRLTLHRRLRSLRAR; this is encoded by the coding sequence GTGCCCCGTCCGATGCTGCTGCTCGACGTCGACGGCGTCCTCAATCCCTACGCCGCGCTCTGGTGCCCCGCCGGATTCGGCGAGTACGCCTTCTTCCCCGCCGAGGAGCCGGTACGCCTCTGTGAGGGCCACGGATCGTGGCTGGCCGACCTCGGTGAGGCGTACGAGCTGATCTGGGCGACCGGCTGGGGCGTCACCGCGAACCGGCTGCTCGCGCCGTTCCTCGGGCTGGCACAGTTGCCGGTGATCCAGTTTCCGCCGGCGCCGTTCCGCCCGGAGGACAAGGTTCCGGCGATCGCCGCGTACGCCGAGGGGCGGCCGGCGGTGTGGATCGACGACATGCTGACCCCGGAGGCGTACGCGTGGGCCGATCAGCGGGCCGAGCCGACGCTGCTGATCGCGGCCGATCCCGCCGAGGGCCTCACCCGCGCCATGGTCGACGAGGCGCTGAGCTGGGCGGCGACCCTCGTCCCCGGCCCGGTTCGGCCGCGGCGGCGGTTGACCTTGCATCGCCGCCTACGCAGCTTGCGCGCCCGGTGA